A genomic region of Macaca thibetana thibetana isolate TM-01 chromosome 14, ASM2454274v1, whole genome shotgun sequence contains the following coding sequences:
- the LOC126935128 gene encoding LOW QUALITY PROTEIN: olfactory receptor 52W1 (The sequence of the model RefSeq protein was modified relative to this genomic sequence to represent the inferred CDS: deleted 2 bases in 1 codon), with protein MTETLQLNSTFLHPTFFILTGFPGLGSAQTWLTLAFGPIYLLALLGNGALLAVVWIDSTLHQPMFLLLAMPAATDLGLATSIAPGLLAVLWLGPQSVPYAVCLVQMFFVHALTAMESGVLLAMASDCAVAIGCPLSWSVLVTKAHVGYAALALALKAVAIVVPFPLLVAKFEHFQAKTIGHTYCAHMAVVELVVGNTWVNNLYGLALSLAISGMDILGITGSYGLIAHAVLQLPTREACAKAFGTCSSHICVILAFYIPGLFSYLTHHFGHHTVPKPVHILLSNIYLLLPPALNLLIYGARTKQIRNQLLDTFTFRKSPL; from the exons ATGACAGAAACTCTACAACTCAATTCCACCTTCCTACACCCAACCTTCTTCATACTGACTGGCTTTCCAGGGCTAGGAAGTGCCCAGACTTGGCTGACACTGGCCTTTGGGCCCATTTATTTGCTGGCCCTGCTGGGCAATGGAGCACTGTTGGCAGTGGTGTGGATAGACTCCACACTGCACCAGCCCATGTTTCTACTCTTGGCCATGCCAGCAGCCACAGACCTGGGCTTAGCCACATCTATAGCCCCAGGGTTACTGGCTGTGCTGTGGCTTGGGCCCCAATCTGTGCCATATGCTGTGTGCCTGGTCCAGATGTTCTTTGTACATGCACTTACTGCCATGGAATCAGGTGTGCTTTTGGCCATGGCCAGTGATTGTGCTGTGGCAATAGGGTGTCCACTGTCCTGGTCC GTCCTGGTCACCAAAGCCCATGTGGGTTATGCAGCCTTGGCACTGGCACTGAAAGCTGTGGCTATTGTTGTACCTTTCCCACTGCTGGTGGCAAAGTTTGAGCACTTCCAAGCCAAAACCATAGGCCATACCTATTGTGCACACATGGCGGTGGTAGAACTGGTGGTGGGTAACACATGGGTCAACAATTTATATGGTCTGGCACTTTCACTGGCCATCTCAGGTATGGATATTCTGGGTATCACTGGCTCCTATGGACTCATTGCCCATGCTGTGCTGCAGCTGCCTACCCGGGAGGCCTGTGCCAAGGCCTTTGGTACATGTAGTTCTCACATCTGTGTCATTCTGGCCTTCTACATACCTGGTCTCTTCTCCTACCTCACACACCACTTTGGTCATCACACCGTCCCAAAGCCTGTGCACATCCTTCTCTCCAACATCTACTTGCTGCTGCCACCTGCCCTCAACCTCCTCATCTATGGGGCCCGCACCAAGCAGATCAGGAACCAACTCCTGGACACCTTCACATTCAGAAAAAGCCCGTTGTAA
- the C14H11orf42 gene encoding uncharacterized protein C11orf42 homolog encodes MLVGTPHLLTLDEADATWTLIKDKVIEEHFGPNAVAVPFLSDAVCYDLLGVLVKQSRPAHTRLALPGRQGRRALKPVGPLPSLLEQAGSEGAFAHCTREYSPNGQAEIAYEEMRMLDGQPCKIRLHMGGLRKKVAFLLLPPGQVSLQQTLSWLRSTHSIYVIYQVFSCSWLQLGLMPTAHEPQLLQLHRSLPVAFSCLKFSLQSKGVLGPQKPLTKDPLLHGANWVRPNLSIMPPLAPTSAPADTPEAADVPPPVPAPPTPPPQEGPEGKPTRFSYKGRNPFRRGPQILSENWLFSPRSPPPGAQGGGPRDPDGHSMSLPLLQGLSSEFDSDD; translated from the exons ATGTTGGTGGGTACCCCCCACCTGCTGACATTGGATGAAGCTGATGCCACCTGGACCCTCATCAAGGATAAG GTCATCGAGGAGCACTTTGGGCCCAATGCAGTAGCAGTCCCTTTCCTGTCAGATGCAGTCTGCTATGACCTACTGGGTGTGCTGGTAAAACAGTCCCGCCCAGCCCATACCCGCCTGGCTTTGCCAGGTCGGCAGGGTCGGAGGGCACTGAAACCAGTGGGGCCACTACCAAGCCTCCTGGAGCAGGCAGGATCTGAGGGTGCCTTCGCCCACTGCACTCGGGAATACTCACCAAATGGCCAAGCAGAGATAGCCTATGAAGAGATGCGAATGTTGGATGGGCAGCCATGCAAGATCCGCCTACATATGGGTGGCCTGCGCAAGAAGGTTGCCTTCCTGTTGCTGCCACCAGGGCAGGTGAGCCTACAGCAGACTCTTTCCTGGCTCCGAAGCACCCACAGCATCTATGTCATCTACCAGGTCTTCTCTTGTTCCTGGCTGCAGCTGGGGCTGATGCCTACAGCCCATGAGCCCCAGCTCCTCCAGCTACATCGGTCATTACCTGTtgccttctcctgcctcaagttTTCACTGCAGTCCAAGGGCGTGCTGGGACCACAGAAGCCTCTGACTAAAGACCCATTGCTCCATGGGGCCAACTGGGTCAGAcccaacctcagcatcatgcCACCTCTGGCCCCCACATCAGCACCTGCTGATACACCTGAAGCTGCTGATGTGCCCCCACCTGTCCCAGCTCCACCTACACCACCTCCCCAGGAAGGGCCAGAGGGCAAACCCACCAGATTCTCCTACAAGGGCCGAAACCCCTTCCGGAGGGGGCCCCAGATACTGTCAG AGAACTGGCTCTTCAGCCCCCGCAGCCCTCCACCAGGAGCCCAGGGTGGGGGCCCCAGGGACCCCGACGGGCACTCCATGTCCCTGCCCCTGCTGCAGGGTCTATCCTCAGAGTTCGACAGCGACGACTGA